The sequence GATCGCCGGTGACTCGAGGGCGGTATCTGTCCTATTTGAAGACTGTTTTCAAGTTCGGGGTCGAACACGACCTCATTGAGAAGAATCCGCTGCGCCAGTGGCATAAGCCCAGGGAGAAGCCCCGGGACACGAAGCTTACTGTCGATGATCTTCAGAAGATTAAAGCGGAGGCTGAGCCCCATTTGGCCTGGGCCATCGAGGTAGCCTGGAACCTCGGTGTGCGGACCGGGCCATCGGAACTGCTTGCCCTGACCTGGGACGACATCAACTGGGCCGACAAGACCATCAACGTTTTCGCGACCAAGACCAACACGAGGCGGACCGTCCCGCTCTCCGATGAGTTCCTGGCGCGCCTCCAGGAGAAGAAAACCTCGGCGCAGTGCGATCGCGTCGTGGAGTACAACGGACGGCCGGTGAAGCAGATCAGCCGGGCCATGAGAACGGCGTGCCGACGGGCCGGGATCACCTATCCCGTGGTTTTGTACGACGTGCGGCACCTCTTCGCCACGACCCTCCTGAACGAGGGAGGGGACCTCTCGGCGGTGAGCAAGCTTATGGGCCACTCGTCGATCCAGATGACCGCCAACAACTATTACCACCTGCTCGGCGACGAAAAGCGCCGGACCATCGCCAGGTTACCTCGGCTGGCATAGCCGGGCCAGCGGGCCGATTCTTTAGTGGGCATCCCAGAAGGGGTGCCCTTTTTTTTGAGCAAGAGGCCTGTGTTGGCCGTTCCCCTAGATTGTCCCACGTGGGACAGCCCGCATCCTGTTCTTTTGCGAGCCGCATCCTGCCCGAATGTTATCCAGAATTCCCTCGTTATCCTGTATGGTTGGCCACGAGGTTATCCAGCCAGGTTATCCAAAAGATAAAGGGGACAGGCCGAACACGGTCTATCCCCTTGAAATCTATTGGTCGGGGCGAGGTGATTTGAACACCCGGCATCCTGCTCCCAAAGCAGGCGCGCTACCAGTCTGCGCCACGCCCCGACGAAGAGCGCTTTCGTTACTGCAAGTTGCCGGGTATGGCAAGATGCCAGGCCGCCCCTAAGGCAGGCCGCGGCCGGCAATGGACGTGCCGCAGGAAGCGCAATGCCCCTCCCGGGTGCGCGCCTGCCCAAGACCCATGCCCGCTCGTTCCAGCACCGCCGCACCGCAGGAGGGACACAGGGTCCGGTTCCAGGTGTCATCCCGGATATTGCCCACATACACGTAGCGAAGCCCGGCCTCCCGCCCGATGGCGTGGGCGCGCAGCAAGCTCTCCAGGGGCGTCGACGGCGTCTCGCGCATGGCGAAATCCGGATGAAACCGCGAAATGTGCCAGGGGGTGTCCGCCCCCAGTTCCTGGCACAGGAAATCCGCCAGACGGCGCAATTGCGCCGCGTCGTCGTTGGCTCCGGGAATGAGCAGGGTCGTCACCTCGATCCACCAGCCGAGCCTGCGCATATGCACCAGGTTCTTGAGCACCGGCGCAAGCTTCGCCCCGCAGATGCGCTCGTAGAATTGCGGCTCCATGGCCTTGAGGTCGATGTTGGCCGCGTCGATGCGCCCGGCCAGGGCGTCCAGGCACTGCCGGCTTTGAAAGCCGTTGGATATCATGATGTTGTGGAGTCCCGCTTCGTGGGCCAGGTCGGCCGTGTCGCGCATGAGTTCGAAAAAGACCGTCGGTTCCGAATAGGTGTAGGAGATGGAGGCCGCCCCGGAACGTTGCGCCGCCGCGACCAGTTCGGCCGGCGTCACCGTTTCGCCGGCGATCGCCCGGCCCTGGCGCGGCGGCTGGGACAGGGAATAGTTCTGACAGAAGGCGCACGACAGGTTGCAGCCCATGGTGCCGAAGGAAAACGTCAGGCTGCCGGGGTGAAAATGGTACAGCGGCTTTTTTTCCACCGGGTCCAGATGGGCCGCCGCCACCCGGTCGTAGACCAGGGTCATCAGCTCGCCCCCGACATTGGTGCGAACGCCGCACAGGCCGCGTTTCCCGTCCTCGATACGACAGAAGTGCGCGCACAGCCGGCAGGCCGCGCGTCCGTCGGGCAGCTTTTTCCACAGCGAAGCCGGATGCATGGCTGACTCCTTGTGCGCCTGGGCTATGAACCGCCGCCGCTCCCACGACCGGCTTGGCCAGCCTGGCCGCCCGGCCCGGACATGCCCGGGCCGCCGCGCCCCGGGCCGGAGGGCGTGCCCATGCCCGGCTGTCCCTGTCCCGTCTGGCCGCCCATGGGCGTGCCGCCGGGCAGGCCCACCTGGGGGTAAATGTAGAAGGGGCCGACCTGCTGGTTCTGTTCCGGCTTGGGCCGGGGCCGAATCTCCATGACCTCGTTGCCGTCCGCGTCGCGGCCCATGCGCATGTGGTCGACATTGCCCATGTGGATGTCGGGGCGCGGGCCGTCGTCCTCGTCGCGATGGGAGCCGGGCGGCAGTTCAGGCGGCGGGCCATAGCGCGACGGTTCGGACCCGCCGTCGGCCATGGCCGGCGGACAGGGGGCCGCCACGACGGCAACGGCCAGACCGATGGCCAGACAGGCCGCGCGCACGGGCGCCTGGCGGGAGGGGCGGGCAGGCTTTCCTTGAATTCGGGCCGCAAACACCGTATGAAAAAGCGTTTTCATGTCGCAGTCCTTGCAAGGAGTGTCCCATGGCCGACAGATCGGCCGCCTACAAGGCGGCGGGCGTTGACATCGACGCCGGCAATTCCCTGGTTTCGCGCATCAAATCCATCGTGGCCGGCACGTACGGCAAGGGCGTGGTCTCGGACATCGGCGGCTTCGGCGGGCTTTTCAAGCTGGAGGCCGGCGCCTACGCGGAACCGGTCCTGGTTTCCTCCACCGACGGCGTCGGCACCAAGCTCAAGCTCGCCCACGACTTCGACCGCCACGATACCGTGGGTATCGACCTTGTGGCCATGTGTGTCAACGACATTCTGGTTCAGGGCGCCAAGCCGCTTTTCTTTCTGGATTATTTCGCCACGGGCAAGCTGTCCGTGGACCTGGCCGCCCGGGTCGTCACCGGCATCGCCGAAGGCTGCAAGGAGGCCGGCTGCGCGCTTTTGGGCGGCGAGACGGCCGAGATGCCAGGCTTTTACCCCGACGGCGTCTACGACCTGGCCGGCTTTTGCGTCGGCATCGTGGACAACGCCAAGATCGTCGACGGCTCGAGCATCGGCGTGGACGACGTGGTCATCGGCATCGAGTCCTCGGGGCCGCACTCCAACGGCTACTCGCTGATCCGCAAGATCCTCGACGCCTCGGGGCTTGGCCCCGACGATCCCATGCCCCTTGCCGGCAGGACCGTGGCCGAGGCGCTGTGCGCGCCCACGCGCATCTACGTCAAGACCGTGCTCAATTTGCTGCGCGATTTCGAGATCAAGGGCATGGTCCACATCACCGGCGGCGGGTTCTACGACAACGTCAACCGCATCCTGCCCCGGGGGGTGGCCGCCCATATTCGCTTCAGCTCGTGGGAAGTGCCGCCGGTTTTCGACTGGCTGCGCGAGCAGGGCAGGCTCACCTGGCCGGAGATGCTGCAGATTTTCAACTGCGGCATCGGCTTCATGCTGGTGGTCGCCCCGGAGATCGCCGGCGACGTCGTGCAGCGCTTAAAGGCCCTGCACGAATACGCCCGCATCATCGGCCGCATCGAGATCCGCAAGGAAGGCGCCGAACAGGTCGAGGTCAGTTTTCCCAAACAGCGCGACTAGATCGGCCGCGTGTGCGGCACGACGAAAAGGCCCGGCGTCCTGGCGACGTCGGGCCTTTTTACCTTGACGGGCGTACCGGCGTGCGTCGGACAAGGAGCGGTGACCGGCCGGAATCGTCATGGGATTCCAAAGGGGGGAGCCCTTTGGCCGCCGGAGGCTTTCCCCCTGACCATATCGCAAGATCTTCGTATGACTCAGGGACGCAACACGCGCCGGGAAGGCGGTTCAGTCGGCCGTCGGCGGGGCCTCGGCCACGTCCGGGTTGAAATAGCCGAAGCGCAGCCAGGGGCAGGCCTTGCGCAGGCGCTTGCGGAAGTTTCGAAGCCCCATGGAGGCGTGGCGGGCCGGGTCGGCCAGGGCGCCGCTGCCGCGCGCCACGGACAGGTAGAGCTCGGGGTCGAGGTTCAAGTTGCGCAGCTGCACGAAATCCACCCGGTGGGCGGTGATCAGGTCGGTTAATGCCGCCAGTTCCGCCTCGGTGTCGGACACGCCCGGGAAAAAGAGGAAATTGAGCGAAATGAACAGCCCGGCCGCCCGGGCCCGGGCCAGGCTCTGGACCACGTCGCCGAAGCCGTAGCCCTGGGGGCGGTAGTAGGCTTCGTAGAGGGCCGCCTCGGCGCTCGACAGGCTCACCCGAATGGAGTCGCCGCCGGCCGCGGCAAAGGCCTCCACGGCCTCGGGCAGGCTGGCGTTGCTGTTGACGTTGACCGTGCCGGTGCCGCCGTTTTGGCGAAAGCGGGCCACGGCCTCGGCGATGACCCGGATTTCCGTGAGCGGCTCGCCCTCGCAGCCCTGGCCGAAGGAGTAGACCGGCCGTTTTTCGCGCCGGCCGTGCTCGGCCATGACCTCCACGATCTCCTGGGCCGCCGGCCGGAAGGTGATGCGGCTTTGGGTGGCGGGAAAGCCCGAGGACGGGTCCTGGAGCGACAGGCAGCCGACGCAGCGGGCGTTGCAGGCGCGCGAGGTGGGCAGGGGGGCTTCGTGGCGCCCCAGGGCCAGGTTGCGGGCCGCCGGACAGCACGACGTCAGCGCGCAGCCCATCAGGTGCTCGATGAGCCGGTTTTTGGGGTATTTGGCCCGAAGCGCCCGGGCGCCCTTGACGATGCGCTCGCGCGGGATGCCGGTAAAGACCTGCCGCTTGTCCTCGTCGACCTTCGCCGCCGCCACCACGAACCGGTCCCCGGAAAAACCCACCGCGCCGTAGGCGAAAAGCGGCAGCACCGGCGCGCCGGCATTGGTGGCGTAGGCGGCCGTGGCCGAGAGCGTGTGCCCCGGGCAGACGAAGGCGGCCACGGCCCGGTCCTCCAGGCGCTCGATCTCCCCGGATTCGGGGTCGAAGCCCAGGGCGTCGCGGCCGGGCAGCAGGAACAGTTCGCTTTCCGGGGGCAGGGGGATGATCTCGTCGGGGCGCGGCGGTTCCAGCCGGTCGCCCCGGCGCACGAGCATTTCCAGTTCCGGGTGGTCGTAGATGTTGCCGTCGTCGTCGGCGAAAACGAGCTTGGGCGCGGGCTTGTGTTCGGCCATGGCGGTCTCCGTGGAGCGGGCAAGATCTTTTGGCAACGACAAAAGGCGGAGCCGCGTCAGCGGCTCCGCCTGGACTGGTCGTGTCGCGGTACCCGTGGCGATTAACGCTTCGAGTACTGGAACCGGGCGCGGGCGCCGCGCTGGCCGTACTTCTTGCGTTCCTTCTCGCGGGAATCGCGGGTGAGCAGGCCGGCCTTTTTGAGCACGCCGCGCAGTTCCGGGTCAAGGGTGCACAGGGCGCGGGAAATGCCGTGCCGCACGGCCTCGGCCTGGCCGGTCATGCCGCCGCCGGCCACGTTGACCTTCACGTCCACCCGGCCGTCGAGCTTGGCCAGCACCAGGGCCTGGCGCACGATGGCAAGCAGGGTGGGGCGAGGGAAATATTCCTCGAAAGGACGGTCATTGACCAGGATGCGGCCATTGCCCTTGTACAGGCGGGTGCGGGCCACGGCGGACTTGCGGCGTCCGGTGCCGTAGTAGAATTCGTCGCTCATGCACTTGTCTCCGCGCGGCGGTTACACGTCGAGGGTTTCGGGCTTCTGCGCCTCGTGGGGATGGGCTTCCCCGGCGTAAACCTTGAGTTTTTTGAGCATGGCCCGGCCGAGTCGGTTTTTCGGCAGCATGCCCCGGACAGCCTTGCGGATGACTTCTTCCGGCTTGGTGGCCAGCATGTCCCGCAGGTTGGTTTCCTTCAGGCCGCCGATCCACCCGGAATGCCGATAGTATTTTTTCTGGTCCAGCTTGCGGCCGGTGGTGCGCACCTTGCCGGCGTTGACCACGACAATGAAGTCGCCGGTATCCAGATGGGGGCAGAATTCCGCCTTGTGCTTGCCGCGCAGGCGCACGGCCACGGCGGAGGCCAAGCGGCCGAGGATCTTGTCCGAGGCGTCGACCACGAACCAGTTTCGGGAAATATCTTTGGGCGTCGGGCTAAACGTTTTCATGGCGGCTCCTCTGAGTTGCTCGAAAGACGAATCGTGTAAGCGGCGGGGGGAGGATTGTCAATACTTTTTTCCGCGCAAGCGGCCGCCGCGTGGCCGGGCGCCTGCCCGGTTGCCCTC is a genomic window of Solidesulfovibrio sp. containing:
- the rplM gene encoding 50S ribosomal protein L13, whose product is MKTFSPTPKDISRNWFVVDASDKILGRLASAVAVRLRGKHKAEFCPHLDTGDFIVVVNAGKVRTTGRKLDQKKYYRHSGWIGGLKETNLRDMLATKPEEVIRKAVRGMLPKNRLGRAMLKKLKVYAGEAHPHEAQKPETLDV
- the amrS gene encoding AmmeMemoRadiSam system radical SAM enzyme: MHPASLWKKLPDGRAACRLCAHFCRIEDGKRGLCGVRTNVGGELMTLVYDRVAAAHLDPVEKKPLYHFHPGSLTFSFGTMGCNLSCAFCQNYSLSQPPRQGRAIAGETVTPAELVAAAQRSGAASISYTYSEPTVFFELMRDTADLAHEAGLHNIMISNGFQSRQCLDALAGRIDAANIDLKAMEPQFYERICGAKLAPVLKNLVHMRRLGWWIEVTTLLIPGANDDAAQLRRLADFLCQELGADTPWHISRFHPDFAMRETPSTPLESLLRAHAIGREAGLRYVYVGNIRDDTWNRTLCPSCGAAVLERAGMGLGQARTREGHCASCGTSIAGRGLP
- the purM gene encoding phosphoribosylformylglycinamidine cyclo-ligase, yielding MADRSAAYKAAGVDIDAGNSLVSRIKSIVAGTYGKGVVSDIGGFGGLFKLEAGAYAEPVLVSSTDGVGTKLKLAHDFDRHDTVGIDLVAMCVNDILVQGAKPLFFLDYFATGKLSVDLAARVVTGIAEGCKEAGCALLGGETAEMPGFYPDGVYDLAGFCVGIVDNAKIVDGSSIGVDDVVIGIESSGPHSNGYSLIRKILDASGLGPDDPMPLAGRTVAEALCAPTRIYVKTVLNLLRDFEIKGMVHITGGGFYDNVNRILPRGVAAHIRFSSWEVPPVFDWLREQGRLTWPEMLQIFNCGIGFMLVVAPEIAGDVVQRLKALHEYARIIGRIEIRKEGAEQVEVSFPKQRD
- the rpsI gene encoding 30S ribosomal protein S9 — encoded protein: MSDEFYYGTGRRKSAVARTRLYKGNGRILVNDRPFEEYFPRPTLLAIVRQALVLAKLDGRVDVKVNVAGGGMTGQAEAVRHGISRALCTLDPELRGVLKKAGLLTRDSREKERKKYGQRGARARFQYSKR
- a CDS encoding site-specific integrase; translation: MVPSTPEAISEEVAVAGKIFLDQLAQMYINSRKVEGTSTRTLNEIKSFLKRHLIPVFAQRPVEDIKYDEIIKIVAKAYENRSPVTRGRYLSYLKTVFKFGVEHDLIEKNPLRQWHKPREKPRDTKLTVDDLQKIKAEAEPHLAWAIEVAWNLGVRTGPSELLALTWDDINWADKTINVFATKTNTRRTVPLSDEFLARLQEKKTSAQCDRVVEYNGRPVKQISRAMRTACRRAGITYPVVLYDVRHLFATTLLNEGGDLSAVSKLMGHSSIQMTANNYYHLLGDEKRRTIARLPRLA
- a CDS encoding radical SAM protein; its protein translation is MAEHKPAPKLVFADDDGNIYDHPELEMLVRRGDRLEPPRPDEIIPLPPESELFLLPGRDALGFDPESGEIERLEDRAVAAFVCPGHTLSATAAYATNAGAPVLPLFAYGAVGFSGDRFVVAAAKVDEDKRQVFTGIPRERIVKGARALRAKYPKNRLIEHLMGCALTSCCPAARNLALGRHEAPLPTSRACNARCVGCLSLQDPSSGFPATQSRITFRPAAQEIVEVMAEHGRREKRPVYSFGQGCEGEPLTEIRVIAEAVARFRQNGGTGTVNVNSNASLPEAVEAFAAAGGDSIRVSLSSAEAALYEAYYRPQGYGFGDVVQSLARARAAGLFISLNFLFFPGVSDTEAELAALTDLITAHRVDFVQLRNLNLDPELYLSVARGSGALADPARHASMGLRNFRKRLRKACPWLRFGYFNPDVAEAPPTAD